From Carettochelys insculpta isolate YL-2023 chromosome 22, ASM3395843v1, whole genome shotgun sequence, one genomic window encodes:
- the LOC142024615 gene encoding uncharacterized protein LOC142024615 produces MATAHPVQVNKAELTCSICLDLFRDPVTTECGHSFCRDCITQLCEEGKITVVCPHCRSMFHRKNLKPNRELKNIVDSVRQLSALQEEEESGRVTSCEKHNEPLKLYCKNDQRPICVICRESVSHRAHAVVPIEEAVQEYRDKIRENLEAAESTYEKLFQLVEEDGKHLPQSAREEEHERLRRLTDKVKTGLKVNPERTRPRFKSRTLLPLPPKPELKSCSPGTCIAMGPETQEHKESEKSGESVAAKEEEGSHVVQIWAEAPDPKYGLAQASLDPTVHYIPNTTEDAEDKVDVRSLTSRFESLSSPTRSVGCTRRSPTVAERRMQSELSHRLKQRGDVQSLRKKKELQAEPPGKPTRPSFQRSNSASLVDM; encoded by the exons ATGGCAACTGCACACCCTGTGCAAGTGAATAAAGCTGAGCTGACttgttccatctgtttggatttaTTTCGAGACCCTGTGACTACGGAGTGTGGACACAGCTTCTGCCGAGACTGTATCACGCAGCTCTGCGAGGAAGGGAAGATCACCGTCgtctgtcctcactgcaggagcATGTTCCACAGGAAGAACTTGAAGCCAAACAGGGAGCTGAAGAATATCGTGGACTCGGTGAGGCAGTTGTCAGCATTACAAGAAGAGGAAGAATCCGGAAGAGTCACCAGCTGTGAGAAACACAACGAGCCTCTGAAGCTCTACTGTAAAAACGACCAACGCCCCATCTGTGTGATCTGCAGAGAGTCCGTGAGTCACCGTGCCCACGCGGTGGTTCCCATCGAGGAGGCTGTCCAGGAGTACAGG GATAAGATAAGAGAGAACCTGGAAGCAGCTGAGTCCACCTATGAGAAGCTGTTCCAGCTTGTGGAGGAGGACGGGAAGCACCTTCCGCAGAGCGCGCGAGAAGAGGAGCATGAGAGGCTGAGGAGACTGACGGACAAAGTAAAAACAGGTTTAAAG GTGAACCCAGAGAGAACCCGACCAAG GTTTAAAAGCCGGACGCTTCTGCCGCTGCCCCCTAAGCCTGAGCTGAAAAGCTGCTCTCCTGGAACGTGTATTGCCATGGGGCCAGAGACCCAGGAACACAAAG AGAGCGAGAAGAGCGGCGAGTCAGTGGCGGCGAAAGAGGAGGAGGGAAGTCACGTCGTTCAGATCTGGGCGGAGGCTCCTGACCCCAAATACGGCCTCGCCCAGGCATCGCTGGACCCAACAGTGCACTACATCCCCAACACAACAGAGGATGCTGAGGacaag GTGGATGTGAGGTCCCTCACGAGCAG GTTTGAAAGCTTGTCGTCTCCGACCCGGTCAGTGGGCTGTACGAGGAGGAGCCCGACTGTGGCGGAGAGAAGGATGCAGAGCGAACTGAGTCACAGGCTCAAGCAG AGAGGGGACGTCCAGAGTCTGAGGAAGaaaaaggagctgcaggctgAGCCCCCGGGGAAGCCAACCCGGCCGAGCTTCCAGCGCTCGAACTCTGCCTCCCTCGTGGATATGTAG